A region of the Vigna unguiculata cultivar IT97K-499-35 chromosome 9, ASM411807v1, whole genome shotgun sequence genome:
CCTCCAACAGATGGAGGCTGCAAGGTTTGCACTAGAAGCCTCTTAATGACAACATCTAGTTGCTGCATTGCAACTGTTGGAAGCTACCAGAGTGAAAATTGGAGCTTCTCAACCACATAGTTCACAACCCGTTGAGTGGAGTTTGGAGGATTTTCTGAAACATAGTCCAAGACGGTTTGATGGGAAGACAAGCCCCAATGAAGTAGATCAGGGGATGAAGGACCTAGAGACAATTTTTTATACTAGAGGTGCCTAGAGGAGAGTGAGCTTGTTTACACTATGTGTATGCTATCGAGAGAGGCAGAACATTGGTGGACTAATCATGAAGCTAATCATGGAGGAAAAAATGAACAAGGGGTGCCATGTGTCAAAAAATTGCTATATGTGCTTCCTAATTTGTTACGTTTCTTGAtaacatacaaaaatataatatcataatttaataatagtaaaaactaaaactaatatattttaaaatttttaaatattttaaataagcataaaaataaaaaatattttttttaaaaaaaattgagttttaataccatataaaacacttttaaaatagtAAGTTTTCCAAAATGAAGATGACacaattcacttttttttactataaataactatttttttcggTTATGAATAAGGATAAAAACCTTATCATGTAAACCTATTCTTCTATAAAGCAAAAACtcatatttattataactttttaatatatgatgaatGTAAAACGTGTATTTCACTTCATTCATATTTCATTAGATAGAATATTCTCGTTCATACTCCATTAAATAGTATATTTACATACTCgtttaaatattcattaaataattaattttacaaaaatgtaaaagttaaaataaaaaaaatatgatattaacgaaaaattaaatgtaaaaaataattttttttctcttcatgtcaactaagaataaaaaaaattataattacataaattttaaaaaaaatactaaacaaaaaaaatatattttaataatttacaaGCTATTGCTTCGTGTACTCTCCTAATTATTAATTGCAACTAcacaataattgaaaattattaaaatatctttcgTTACCCTACCACACTATTATAAGTGAAGGAGAACGTTGCAAAGAAAGTAGAAGTGAGAGAAcacaaaaaataactcattcatgAAAGCTTTTTTCGAAACTTATTTCATGTATTTGGTAAAGTTTGTTTCAGAAATCTCATTTCAAAAGGTGTTGTATACACTTTTGGAAAGTTTGTTCCGATAATCCTATTCTAGAAAATttattccaaaatatatttcatgtgTTCCAGAAATtgttatcaaaattttgtttcaaaaagtTTGAAAAGTTTGTTCCTAAAAATGTTTAGAATATGTATGTTAGAAGTCAGTTTTACAAAGAATAAAGAgccattttgaaaatttgaaggtTGCGCAAAGAAATTTTGAAGTGTAGAAAGCAAAAGCCTTATTGACAATCTGAAAGCTTGGtccacaaagaacaaatattccaTAAAAATTTATGGGCAAACTGAAACATGCTAAAAATAGTAGAAATGGTTCAACCGTATAAACTAAAAATACCCTCATTTACTCATGTTCTCTAATACATGGTAAATTATTCAATAGACATCGTCGACAAAACttatttatgttgttttaaCAATTACAACATGCCAATTCTTATTTATGAGTGTAAAAACAACTACTAGAGTTATATTGAGTTAAACCTTAAATAACCAGTGTTTTGAACTCTTTATTTAGACATAACAAGTATGaacatttaagaaaaacaacttATTTTCGTTTCCAAAACTCAATATTTCCTTCTATAAACCTCTTCGATATTTTTCAATCTCATCATTGTAGTATCCACTAATTTACCATTTGCAACAACTCAAAGCATGGCTCGAGTGCAGTTCTTTGTGTTTTGTTTGCTATTGGTGTTAGCTTTGTACCAATTTCAAGATGTCCAAGGTGCAGAGTCTGTACCAGGTCTTGGCATCAATTGGGGTGCATTAGCATCCCACCCTTTGAATCCCAACATTGTGGTAAATATGTTGAAAGACAATGGGATTAAGAAGGTTAAACTTTTCGATGCAGATCCTTGGATTTTTGGTTCTTTGGCTGGAACAGACATTGAAGCCATGATTGGAATTCCTAATGATCAATTGAGTAAATTTGCTGGAAGTAGCCATAGTGCAGAAGAATGGGTGGAAGCAAACATCACCAAACATCTTCATGGTCGTCATGGGATCGTAAACATCAGGTATAACATTAAGATCCATGCACTTTGTCATCATGGTAAACCAAATTACTTCTCcacatttaaaaacattaaaaatatcacaACAATGTCATTTAAGTTTGTGAAAGTTCAAAAATGTGTTCTTTAATTCCGCGTAATCATGTTATTATTGCAGATATGTATCTGTCGGAAATGAACCATTTATGAAAGCTTACAATGGTTCATATGCGGAGACCATACTCCCAGCAATGCAAAATATTCATAGGGCTATCAACAAAGCTAGTCTTGGAGACATAGTGAAGGTCACCACAACTTTAAATGCTGATGTTTATGAGTCTCCTTCAAACAATCCCTCAGATGGAGATTTTCGGAGTGACATTCGTGACGCTATGCAACAAGTATTGAGTTTTCTTCACGAAAATAACTCGCCATTTCTTGTCAATATATACCCTTTCCTTAGTCTCTACCAGAATGAAAATTTTCCAGTAGAATTTGCATTCTTTGACGGCCAAGGAGGAACAGTTCAAGACAAAGATGTGCAATATAGTAATGTGTTTGACGCAAATTTAGACACCCTTGTTTGGTCATTGAGAAAAGCTGGCTACCCTAACATGAGAATTGTGGTCGGTGAAATTGGATGGCCAACTGATGGAAACAAAAATGCCAATAACAATAATGCAAAAAGATTCTACCAAGGGCTACTTAAGAAAATGGCAAACAATAAGGGAACCCCACTTCGCCCTGGCGCCATGGAGATTTATCTATTTTCTCTCACTGATGAGAACATGAAGAATATTGACCCTGGTAAATTTGAGCGTCACTGGGGAATTTTTGGCTACGATGGAAGTGTTAAGTTTCCAATTGATTTTTCTGGTCAGGGACAAGACAAATGGCCTATAGCAGCCAAAGGTGTCGTGTACCAGGATCACATATGGTGTGTCCTAAACCCTGATGTTAAGAACTTGAGCCTTTTACCAAGTGCAATGGACTATGCTTGTGCTAATGGGGATTGCACGAGCTTAGGATTTGGTTGTTCTTGTGATAATTTAGACCTAGCTGGCAATGCTTCCTATGCTTTCAACCAGTACTTTCAAACAAGGGACCAAAATGTTGATTCTTGCAATTTCAATGGATTAGCCACTATTGTGAAACAGGATCCATCCAGAGGAAGCTGCATATTCCCTATAGAAATTGAGAGCAACGGTGATAAGCGAAGAGCAATTCACACTCTTGGAACCCATTTGATTGGCTTGGTGTTGTTTTTTATCACATTCACATAAATGTtgtattcaataattataatttttaaaattcaaatttgacTTTTGTATGAAAACATCTAACATACTtgattttaagtttgtttttaaTCCCTGAACTTGACGTGAAATTAGAATTTTTCCATGTccgaaactttgatacattttagttctaaattcttaaaattaataaatatagtccctttttcttcttcttgtacTTTCTAGCTTTACTCTTTTCTTCCAACTTTTGCTTGAAAACTGGACAATCTAGTTTTATATGGCCTTGTTTGCCATATACAAAACATGTAGGAACAACAACTTGTTCTTGCTTCTTGAAAGGTCTCCTTGTTTATGTAGATTTGTGGTTagctttatttttatatttgaggAATTTGGAAAGCATATTTACCATCAGATTCAAGGCTTCACTTTCtcaattcagaaaaaaaatttagcGTCATTGGGGAATCATTTTCTATGATGGAATATGGTCAGGGACAAGACAAATGGCCTGTAGCAGCAAAAGGGGTCATGTACCAAGATCACATATGGTGTGTCCTAAACCTTGATGTTAAGAACTTGAGCCTTTTACTAAGTACACCAGACTATGCTTGTGTTGGTGCGGATTGCATAAGCTTAGGATTTGGTTGTTCTTGTGATAATTTAGACCTGGCTAGAAATGTTTCCTATGCTTTCAACTAGTACTTTAAAACAAGGGACCAAAGTATTGAGGCTCACAATTTCAACGGGTTAGCCACTATTGTGAAACAAGATCCATCTCAATTTCAACGGGTTAAcgtaatttggttaaaagaactatattgatttacttttaaagtttgtgaaccaaaatgtattaaaatttcgGACAtagacgaattccaattttaggTCAAAATTCAGTGACTAAAAGAATAGTTAACcctactttaaaatataaaatatgaaaagatatTTAGACGTTTTGCTTGTGGGAACTTTCGATATtcgtatttgatatttaaaaagagGAGTTATCAATAAGGTTCTCAATCAATTTgttgatataattttaaaagtaacaaatttataatatatgataatttattaatgACAATACAAAACTACTTTACACCGTTACTAAATAGCCTTTAAATTGCATATCCATCGCAATATTAACATCTTATGCCTAACTAAAATTTTGTAGAAATGTAACAGATAATccattacatttttaatataatcaattatgttatacaattaatcattttaaagtgaaaaaaaatcaatttaaatttaatatatttaaatgttttatagattttaaaGTTTCATTTTCCATATTAAAATGCAAGGTAAACCCACAAAAATATAGTATGAAATTGCCTCCTTAACcagaaaaacaaagaacaaagctGTGAAACACGGGTGTTTTTTCCTACATTTCATAAAACTTTTGGACTTCCCATTcattttggaaataattttctatattttgaaaataattttttataatatatttttacagtCTAAAAGTTCCATTTTAAAATAGATGGAAAGGTGCCCATAATTTTACGggacaaagaaaattaaattcttaattCACTATTTTCAACTATTCTCTACATTTTggatatataactttttttctcaaaaaaagtAAAGCTCATAAGTTGATTAAGTAGAGTGATCCATTTTAGAAGCTATAGATATTATTGACGTGTTATTGCTTCCTACACTCCCAAAATCACTAACGGCATCTGAAcactgataaaaaaaagattaaaatacttTCTCTTATCGCACCACCCCCAGCTGCCGCTGCCACTTCCATCCTTGCCACCActgcaaaggaagaagaaaagagaaaaacgctgtaaaggacaaaaaaaaagagagagaaaaaatatagAAGGAAGTTTTTTCTGAAAAGTTATTTTCGATATTCATTTTGTGTTCCGGAaagtttattctaaaaatcttattttagaAAGCTTGTTTTGGAATATATTTCATGCATCTGACAATTCTATTATGAGAAACCCCTTTCAGAAAGATTccaaaaattatgaaaagtttgtttctaaaattttcaaaaacatgTAATTTGAAGGTCACTTTTACTTGGGATACAATtgtcattttgaaaatttagaaGTTATGTAAAATAATCATGGGGTGTTAgaatatatttacaatattgtTTTGCCCTCTATTACTTATTTTGTCTTTTGTGTAACAATAAGGTGATTCTAGAAATAGTTTGTTGCTGACTGTCAATCAGATATTATGCCTACTCTATATTTCTCTCCATTCTAATATGGTATATAGAGCTTGAAAAGTCTTTTTCATGGCTGACGTCCCTGGTCCCACTACTCCCTCTCCCATACTATTCTCTTATACTGTATCAGAAAAGTTATCTGAtaccaattttttaatatgGAAGCAGCAGATTGAACCTGTTATCAAGGCCCACCGCCTCCACCGATTCGTGGTCAACCCTAATATCCCACCACAATATACCTCCCTTTCTGATTGTGACCTAGGGAAAGAGAATCCCGATTAGACTCTATGGGAGACACAAGACCAACTTCTTCTCTCATGGCTGCAATCTTCCCTCTCTGATTCGTTCCTTCCGCACGTTCTTGGGTGTACATCTCTCTGGTTCTGCTATGTTTCCATCTGCCACAAATCCGCCCGTCCCTCTTTTACTCACAAATTTGTTATATGTTCCTTCTATTAATAAAAACCTAGTTAGTGTTAGCAAATTTACTAGTGATAATCAtgtttattttgagttttaccCCTCTCTTTGCTTTGTCAAGTCATAGGTTGACCACTCTGTTCTTCTCTCGGGCTATCTAGGATCTGATGGTTTATACCAATTTCCTTCACTTCCACTGCACTCTATCTCCAAGTCCTCTCAGTGTCATCTCTCACAACACTTCTCAACTGTTGCCTCTAGTGTTCCTTCGTCATCTTCACCTGCATCATCCACCAATTATGTTGTTTCTTTATACTCTTTGTGGCATCATAGACTAGGCCATCTGTCATCTTATGTTTTACAAAATGTTCTCAAACGTTGTAATCTTCCTTCCATAAATAAAACACCTGTTGACTTTTGTGTTGCATGCTGTATGGGTAAATCTCACCAACTTAATTCTCAGTCTTCTTTCACCACTTATACCCAACCTCTTGAACTTATTTTTTGTGATCTTTGGGGACCATCCCATGTTCACTCCTCTCTTGGATACAATTATTATATTTCCTTTGTTGATGCTTACAGTCGGTACACCTGGATTTCTTTCATCAATCATAAAATTAAAGCAGTGCAAACTGATTGGGGTGGTGAGTTTCGACCTCTCACTCAATTTCTTCACTCTGTTGGCATTCATCATAGACTCATTTGTCCTCACACCCACCATCAAAATGGTGTTATTGAACGTAAGCATCGTCACATTGTTGAAATAGGACTCACCCTTCTATCCCAATCTTCTCTACCTCTCAAATTTTGGGACCATGCT
Encoded here:
- the LOC114163629 gene encoding glucan endo-1,3-beta-glucosidase 8, producing MARVQFFVFCLLLVLALYQFQDVQGAESVPGLGINWGALASHPLNPNIVVNMLKDNGIKKVKLFDADPWIFGSLAGTDIEAMIGIPNDQLSKFAGSSHSAEEWVEANITKHLHGRHGIVNIRYVSVGNEPFMKAYNGSYAETILPAMQNIHRAINKASLGDIVKVTTTLNADVYESPSNNPSDGDFRSDIRDAMQQVLSFLHENNSPFLVNIYPFLSLYQNENFPVEFAFFDGQGGTVQDKDVQYSNVFDANLDTLVWSLRKAGYPNMRIVVGEIGWPTDGNKNANNNNAKRFYQGLLKKMANNKGTPLRPGAMEIYLFSLTDENMKNIDPGKFERHWGIFGYDGSVKFPIDFSGQGQDKWPIAAKGVVYQDHIWCVLNPDVKNLSLLPSAMDYACANGDCTSLGFGCSCDNLDLAGNASYAFNQYFQTRDQNVDSCNFNGLATIVKQDPSRGSCIFPIEIESNGDKRRAIHTLGTHLIGLVLFFITFT